CCACCGGATGGCGCCGGTGATCGGCGCCTCGCCGGGCTCGACACCGTACGTCCAGAAGAACTTTCCGAGCAGACCGAGGTGGATGTTGACGCGCTCGTCGAGCCCTTCGAACGCGACGAGCATGTGCTTGCCGTAGGCCTCGGCGTGATCGAAGGCACGGCCGTCGATGCGCGCTGAGCTTTCGGCGAATCGGCCCTGGGGAGAGGACGATTTGATGATTCGCCCAGCGAAGTTGTCGTTCATCATCCCCGCGATGCGGTGCGTGACGTGGCCCTCGGGCATCGTTCTCCTTCGTCGTGGCGGTGCAGCCGATCGTGTCACGCTCGCAGCGTCAGCGCACTCGCCACGCACCGAGCTGCGGCGGGACGGGGGAGCGTGCCGCGTCGTTGTCGGTGAAAGGGGCGGCCGCCCGCAACATCCGTGCCAGCTCGGCGCCGCGCCGGACGCCCGTCGGCAGGGGCGCACGAGCGGCGGCGCGGGTGACGGCGTCGAGGTCGAGGGCGCTGGAGTCGGCCGACGCGGCCAGCACGACGTTGCCGAAGCGCTTGCCCTTGAGCACCTCGTGCGCCCCGACGATGACGGCGTGTGGCAGCACGGCGGTGAACGTCGCGGCGGCGCGTGAGTTCCACGCGAACCCTGGCTCGTCGGCGAGATTGGCGATGAACACGCCACCCGGCTTGAGCACACGCGCGACGTCGGCCGCGAACGTCGGGCTGACGAGCTCGGCCGGCACGCGTCCGTCGGCGAATGCGTCGAGGACGATGACGTCGGCCGAGTCGTCCTTGAGAGCTACGACGCCCGAGGCGCCGTCAGCCGGCCGTACCCGGATGCGATGCGCGCGGGGCAGCGGCAGTTCGCGACGGACGGCGTCGGTGAGGCGGACGTCGGGCTCGAGGACGATCTGCGGCGAACCGGGGCGGGTCGCCTCGACGTAGCGTGCCAGCGTCAGCCCTGCGCCGCCGACGTGCGTGACGCCGAGCAGGGACGGCGCGGGCGGCGTCAGCGCGTCGAGCACGAGCGCGAAGTGCTGGACGTACTCGAACTCCAGCAGCGTCGGATCGTCCGGGTGGACGTGCGACTGTGGGTGCCCGTCGCGCATGACGGTGACGCCGCCGCGCTCGTCGGTGATGAACTCGAATGGGTCGCCGGCGGCGGTCTCAGGGGCAGTCGTGGGGATGCGTCGGCGAGCCATGCGACCAATGTAGGCGGTGCGAATGTGGACGAAGATCGCCGATGGGGACAGGAATCGCGAAGGTGGACAGGAATCGCCGATGTGTCCGTGGTTCGCCGATGGGAACGAGAATCGCGGAAGGAGAAGGCGCCCCTAGGATGGGGCGCATGCCACCTCGTCGCCGCATCGCGCCAGAAGCGGGTCGCGCCGCCGTCCTCGACTGGGCCGCGAACCCCGCTGACACGGCACGACCCACCACCGCCCTCGCCGTGCGCTACACGCTCGAAGAGCTCGGTATCCAGGTGCCCGGCCGCACCGTCGAGGTGCGCGTGCCGCCGTTCGGCGCCGTCCAGTGCATCGAGGGCCCGGTCCACACGCGCGGCACGCCCCCGAACGTCATCGAGACCGACGCCGTCACCTGGCTCGAACTCGCCACCGGCCGCCTGACGTGGGACGCCGCCCGCGCCGAGGGGCGCCTGCGCACGTCGGGGCAGCGCGCCGACGTCTCGGCCCAACTGCCGCTCGTCCCAGCCTGACGGGACTCGCAACGTTGCCGGGCCGGCCAGCAGCGCCGGCCGCGGAGGTGGCCGGGGCCCCGCCCCGCCCGGGAGACAAAACGGAGCCTGGAGGATGGCGGGTAACTCACAGGTCGGCGGGCAGTTACCTGCCGACGTGTGAGCTACTCGCCATCGGGAGCGTGTGCGGACGCGCGGAGGGTGCCGAAGGGCTCGGTCAGGCGGCCGAGGACGGCGATGGCCGCCCACCTTCGAGGTGAGCGGCCATCGTCAGGAGCTGAGTCGATCAGCGCTGGGCGGGGTCCCAGTGGCGGAACATCGCGGCCTTGGCGGCGTCCACGCTCGTGAACCACACCTCGGCCTCGGTCTGCTCGTAGCTCGGGCTGTCGGGCGTGTGGAACAGCATCGTGTCCGCGTTGCCCTTGATCGTGTACGCCGGCGACGGCGCCGAACCATCCTCGTTCGGCTCGGCCGAGCCAGGACCGAACGGACCGTCAGCCACCTCGGCAGCCGAGACCTCAGCCGCCGTGGGAGCAGCCTGCAACGGCGAACCGGCGCCCTGCGGCGACTGCCCCGACTCGCTCGATGAAGCCGTGTCGTGAGCCAGCTCGTCGGACGTGAAGTCCTGCAGTGGCTGAGCGGCGTCGTCGGTGCGGACGTCGGCCTCGACCGCCGTCTGCGAGGCGCTCGCGGCATCTTCGGACGCCGGCGGCTGCGCCAGCGTCGTCGTGGCGGCGTTCGACGCAGCGCCCGTCGTCGACGTGGACGGGTCGGCGACGGGCTCGCTCACACCGACACCGGCCGACTCCGCAGGCGCTGCGGCCGCGTCGGTCGTCGACGTGGACGGGTCGGCGACGGGCTCGCTCACACCGACACCGGCCGACTCCGCAGGCGCTGCGGCCGCGCCGGTCGTCGCCGGAGCGAACTGGTCAAGCTGGTCCAGCGGAAGCGGCTCGGTGCCCCAGTCGTCGCCGCCCGAGGGCTTCGGCGCAGCAGGGGTCGTGGCGGGTGCCGACGCGGCGGCGTCCTGCGCTCCCGAGCCCGCGTGCTTGGACTGCGTCTGCGTCGCGGTCGAGTCGGCTTCCGCGGAACGGTCCGACGCGTCGGTCGCCGTGTCGTCCGACGAGCGGCCCGACGCCATCGCGGCAGCGGCGGCCGCCCCTCCCGCGACACCGGCCGCAACCGCAGCACCGGACGTGCCGTGGTCGGTGGTGTCAGCGGCCTGTTCGGACGGGCGTGTGGCGGCGTCAGTCGTCGTGTCGTTCGTGCTCGTCGACGCGGCCTGAGTCGACGTCGAGTCCGCCGCCGGGGTGGATGCTGCTTCGGCAGCGGCCTTCTCGCCGTCAGCTTCGGGAGCAGCCGGGGTGCTCGGGGTCGAGTCAGCAGCGGTGGACGCGGCCGCAGGGGCAGCCTTCTCGTCCGTCGCTGCGGGCGCTGCCGGGGCGAGCGAGTCGAGCTGGTCGAGCGGCAGCGGCTCCGTTCCCCAGTCATCGCCACCCGACGACGCCGGTGCGGGTGTCGGGGCCGCGGCAGGTTGGCTCGTCGCCGTGTCCTGGGCCGGCGCGGGGGTCTCGGCCTGGGCCGGATCGCTTGCCGGGGCAGCTGCCTGCGGCTGCGCAGCGGGGGCGGGAGCGGAGTCGTCGAGAGCCGGGGGAGCAGCGTCCCAGTCGTCGCCACCGGAGGCGGCGGGTGCGGCTTGCGGTGCCTGGGTGGCTTCGGGTGTCTGTTGCGGCTGCGCGGCCGGAGCCGAGTCGTCGAGTGCGGGCGGCGGGGCGTCCCAGTCGTCGCCGCCGGAGGTGGCGGGTGCGGCTTGCGGTGCCTGTGTGGCTTCGGGGGTCTGCTGCGGCTGGGCGGCCGGAGCCGAGTCGTCGAGTGCGGGCGGCGGGGCGTCCCAGTCGTCACCACCGGACGCGGCAGGCGCAGCGGCGGCAGGGGCGGAGTCGTCCAGAGCGGGGGCGGGGGCGTCCCAGTCGTCGCTGCCGGATGCGGCGGGCGCGGCGGGCGCAGCCTGAGCCGGCGCGGCCGGGGCAGCGGTCGCGTCGAGAGCCGGAGCGGGGGCATCCCAGTCGTCGCCACTCGATGCGGCGGGCGCGGCGGGCGTCTCAGGAGCAGGAGCCGGGGCGGCATCCCAGTCGTCGGCCGCTGCCGCCGCAGCGCCACCGGCAGACGCCGCAGCACCGGCCGCGGCAGCCTTCTGGCCGTTGGACGGCGCGTTCTTCGGCGCGGGAGCCTCCGCCTTCGCGGGCGCGTCCTGGGCGGCCGGCTGCTGCTTGGCCGTCTCGTTCTTCGGTGCGCCGGTCTTCACCTCGTCGGCCGTCTTCGCGGCACCCTTCGCAGGCTTCTCCTCGAGTTCGGAGGTGGCCGCGGCCTTCGCGTCAGGCGTCTCGACGCTCTCGTCGACGGAGTCGTCACGGCCGATCTTGTTCTTGCCGTTCACTCCGTGGATGCCGACCGAACCCGGGCGCTTCGGCGCGCCCTTCTTCGGGTCGCGCATGAGCAGGTAGGCGATCAGAGCCAACAGCAGGATGACGTTTTCGAGGATGAACCACTTCACGGTCGCGTCCCATCAGTCGTACGAGCACACATTTCTGTGGCCACCCTACCGCCGAGTCACTTGCGCCGGGCCGGGATTTACCGCGTCGTGATGCGCCCGCGGGCGTTGCTACCGTGGTGGGGTGAGCACGCCTGAACCCCGCACCGAAACCGCCGAGCGCGACGAGAGCCGCCACGACACCCGTGACGACGCCCGCCCGGCGTCCGAGGCCCCACGCCCGGCACATGACGAGGCGCGCGCCGACGAACGTCCGGCCATGAACCGCGACGGCGTGCCCCTCGCTCGCGTGCGTCGTGCCCCCCGCGTCATGCCGTTCCTGCTGACGGGCGCCGTCATCGGAGCCCTCGCGGGCCTCTTCGTCTCCCTCGACGGCGGTGACGGCGGCAACTACACGGCGTCGTCGTCGACCGGTTATCTCGTCGTCCTGTTCGGTGCCCTCGGCACGCTGCTCGGCGGCCTCGCGTTCGTCGTCGCCGACCGTCGTTCCTGACGCCCGTACGTGTCCTGCGCCCCGGCGCCCGGCTGCTCGCACGATGCACGCTGCGGCTCAGGTCGTGAAAGACTGATGTCTGTGGCACGCGGCGACGGTAAACTCTCACACGACATCCTTCCCGGCGAGAAGGGCCCCCAGGACGCATGTGGCGTCTTCGGGGTCTGGGCGCCGGGTGAAGAGGTCGCGAAACTCACCTACTACGGCCTGTACGCGCTGCAGCACCGCGGCCAGGAGTCGGCAGGTATCGCGACGAGCGACGGCAAGAGCCTGCTCGTCTACAAGGACATGGGCCTCGTCTCCCAGGTGTTCGACGAGACAAGCCTCGCCTCCCTGCGCGGCCACCTCGCGATCGGCCACTGCCGGTACTCGACGACGGGTGGTTCCACCTGGGAGAACGCGCAACCGACGCTCGGTGACACCGAGGCGGGCACGGTGGCGCTCGCGCACAACGGCAACCTCATCAACTCCGCCGAGCTGCGCGAGAAGCTCGAGGAGATCCACGGCGAGCTCGGCAACACGCTCGGCGAGCTGCGTCGCGGCAACACCACCGACACCGCGCTCGTGACGGCGCTGCTCGGCGCTCAGTTCGACACGAGCCTCGAGAAGACGGCCCTCGCCCTGCTGCCTCACCTGCGGGGCGCGTTCTGCTTCGTCTTCATGGACGAGAACACGCTCTACGCCGCGCGTGACCCGCAGGGCATCCGCCCGCTCGTCATCGGCCGCCTGGAGCGCGGTTGGGTCGTGGCGAGCGAGACGGCGGCGCTCGACATCGTCGGCGCCAGCTACGTGCGCGAGGTCGCGCCGGGCGAGATGATCGCCATCGACGCGGACGGTCTGCGCTCGACGACGTTCGCCGAGCCCGAGCCGAAGGGCTGCGTCTTTGAGTACGTCTACCTCGCCCGTCCCGACACGACGATCGCCGGCCGCGAGGTCTACGAGAGCCGCGTCGAGATGGGCCGTCAGCTCGCGCGTGAGTTCCCCGTCGACGCTGACATGGTCATGCCGACGCCGGAATCCGGGACGCCCGCCGCGATCGGGTACGCCGAGGAGTCCGGGATTCCGTACGGCATGGGCCTGGTGAAAAACGCCTACGTCGGGCGGACGTTCATCGCGCCGAGCCAGACGATCCGCCAGCTCGGCATCCGCCTCAAGCTCAATCCGCTCAAGCCCGTCATCAAGGGCAAGCGCCTCGTCGTCATCGACGACTCGATCGTGCGCGGCAACACCCAGCGCGCCCTCGTGCGGATGCTGCGCGAGGCCGGCGCGGCCGAGGTGCACGTGCGCATCTCGAGCCCGCCCGTGCGCTGGCCGTGCTTCTACGGCATCGACTTCGCGACGCGCGCCGAACTCATCGCCAACGGCCTTGTCGTCGACGAGATCGCAACGTCTCTCGGTGCCGACTCGCTCGGTTACATCAGCGAGGACGGCATGATCGCCGCCACCGGGCAGCCGCGCGAGAACGTGTGCACCGCATGCTTCACGGGCCGTTACCCCGTCGAGCTGCCCGCTGAGGATCGCCTCGGCAAGGGCCTGCTCGAGCTGCAGCTGCCTGTCGAGTTCGGCGGCGTCGATCCGACGACGGTCGGCACGGCCGACCTCGGCCAGGACGAGTCGATCGACCTCGCCCGCACCAACCCCGACGGCGTCTCGCCCGCCGGGGGCGCCGCCGTCAGCCCGGCCCGTCGCCACACGTCGAACTGACCGACGCCTCTCGATCCTCCCGCGCCGCCGCAGCCCTGACGGCGGCGCCGCGCCCGCACCGTGACCTCGCACCTCGAAGGACGACGATGACCCAGCACAACGAACCCATCACCTACGCAGGCGCCGGCGTCGACGTCGAGGCCGGCGACAAGGCCGTCGAACTGATGAAGGCCTCCGTCAAACAGGCCCAGCGCCCCGAGGTGCTCGGCGGCCTCGGCGGGTTCGCGGGGCTGTTCGACGCCTCCGTCCTCGCGCGCATGGAGCACCCGATCCTCGCGACGTCGACGGACGGCGTCGGCACGAAGGTCGCGATCGCGCAGGCGCTCGACACGCACGACACGATCGGATTCGACCTCGTCGGCATGGTCGTCGACGACATCGTCGTGTGCGGCGCGGAGCCGCTCTACATGACCGACTACATCGCGACCGGCAAGGTCGTGCCCGAGCGCATCGCGGCCATCGTCAAGGGCATCGCCGCCGCGTGCGGTCAGGCGAACGTCGCCCTCATCGGTGGGGAGACGGCCGAGCACCCGGGCCTGCTCGCCGCGGACGAGTACGACGTCGCGGGCGCCGCGACGGGCGTCGTCGACAAGGCCGATCTCATCCTTCCCGAGTCGGTGCGCGAAGGTGACGTCGTCCTCGGCCTCGCCGCGAGCGGCCTGCACAGCAACGGCTACTCGCTCGTGCGCAAGGTCTACGCGAGCGCCGGGTGGGGCTACGACAAGCACGTCGAGGAGTTCGGCCGCACGCTGGGGGAGGAGCTGCTCGAACCGACGCGGGTCTACGCTGCTGACCTGCTGCGCCTCATCCGCACCGACGGCGTCGACATCCACGCGCTGTCCCACGTCACCGGCGGGGGCCTGGCGGCGAACGTCGCCCGCGTCCTGCCCAAGGGCATGGGCGCGCGCATCGAGCGTTCGACGTGGACGCCGCCGGCCGTCTTCGACGTCACCCAGCGCGTCGGCAACGTGCCCCAGGACGACATCGAACGCACCCTCAACATGGGCGTCGGCTTCGTCGCCGTGCTGCCCGCCGAGCAGGCCGCGACGGCCATCGAGGTGTGCGCCGAACTCGACCTGCCCGCATGGCGCATGGGCGATATCGCACGCACCGAGAATCTCGACGCCGCGGAGGCAGAGATCATCTCCGGCGCCAAGGGCGTCGACGCCGGCGCCTGCCAGATCGTGGGCAGCTACGCCTGACGCGTGAGCACGGGCGCTCGAGCCCCTCGAGCTCGGCGGCGGCCCACGCAGAAGTCAGCACGACGAGAGCCTCCGTCCCGATGGGATGGAGGCTCTCGTTCACGTCAACTCAAGAAAAAGCGGGTTGCGCGCTCGTCGTGGTCAGTCGTCGTCCGAGGCCCACTTGGAGTAGCGGTCATACTCGTCGCCCTCGTCGTCGGCTTGCGCCTGACGCGTTTCGTTCGCGCTGCGCGAGGCACGGAGCTCTCGCTCCAACGCGCTGAGGTCGGTGTCCGGCGAGAAGTACTTGAGCTCGCGTGCAACCTTGGTCTGCTTGGCTTTGGCCCGGCCGCGCCCCATGGCGAGACCCCCTCTGTCGTGTTGCCAGGGCGGCCATCATCACCCCGCACGCGGGCGTGCGGACGTCAGGCGGAGGGCCCTGGGGATCCTAAGTTTCTGTCGTGGGGGTAACGCTACCTCAGGTGCGTTGATTTCCGCCCATCGACGCGGATCACCGGGCACCTCGCGCGGCCATGAGTGACCGGTCTCACTCCGTGTGGGTGGTGGCCAAGCCTGGATCGTCGACGACACGCCGTCGGGCGACGACGAACGCCCCCGCGAGGGCGAGCGCGCCGAGGCCGAAACCACCCAGGACGAGGGCAGGTTCGTTGTCGCCGGGCTCGTCGACCGTCGGCGTCGTCGGCCCCTTGACGGTGCTCGGGGAGGCCGTGGCGGTCTGCACGGTCAACTCCTGAGCTCCCTCGGACGCCCCGGCGGTGCTGCTCGAGCTCACACCCGGGCTGCGCGTGATGGCGGCGGCGGGTGAGGACGACCCCGCGGCGACGGCGAGCACGCAGGCACCACCGACGACGAGGGTGCGAGCGGATGCGGGCAGATGGCGCGACGTCATGCCCCCATTCTGACGCCCGCGCGACGGGGGCGCCACGTTCCGCGTCGTCGTTTCGCATCATCGCGCCCGGTATCGTCGCCGGACATGACGACGTCTCGGTTCACCACCCTCGCAGGCCCGGCCATCGCCGAGATCGAGGTGAAGCGCTCGCGGTTCCTGTGTGAACTGACGCCGGTGGGCGCGGGTGACGACGAAGCGTCGGAGGTGGCCGCACGGGCCGTCGTCGAGGTCGCTCGTAAGCAGCACTGGGACGCGCGTCATCACTGCAGCGCGTTCGTGCTCGGCCCCCAGCGTCAGGTGCGGCGCAGCAACGACGACGGCGAGCCGTCGGGCACGGCGGGCGCGCCGATGCTGGAGGCGCTCGTCGCCTCGGGTCTGAGCGACGTCGTCGCCGTCGTGACGCGCTGGTTCGGCGGCACGCTGCTCGGCGCCGGAGGGCTCGTGCGGGCCTACGGCGACGTCGTGCGCGCCGCGCTGGCCGAGGCCCGCGTCGTCACGTACGAGTGTCGCCTCGTCATGGCGGCCGACGTCGGCATCGCCGACGTCGGCCGCGTCGAGAACGCCCTGCGAGCCGCCGGGCGGCACGTCGAGGGCGTCGACTACGCCCAAGGCGCGGCCTCAGGAACGGCGCGCCTGGTGCTCGCCGTCACGGAGGCCGACCGCGCAGCGCTCGAGAGCGAGCTCGCGAGCCTGACGGGCGGTTCGGCCGACCTCGACGAGTGTGGGCAGCGCTGGGTCTCACTCGCCGACCAGCCTGGGTGAGGCGTCAGCCGGCCGGACCTTCGCGCGTCTTCGGGGCGCACCGGCCGCCACCCATCAGCGACACCACACCTGCCCCGGTACTTCTGCCGCGCCACGGCGCGTCTCCCGCGCCCTGAGACGGGGTTGGCGCGTGGGCGTGCGAACCCCCAGAGTGGCTCCATGAGTGAACCGAAGACCTTGACCCCCGACGAAACATACGCACTCGACCGGGCCCACGTCTTCCATTCGTGGTCGGCGCAGGCCGCGCTGAAGCCGATGGTCGTGACGAAGACGTCCGGCTCCCGCCTGTGGGACGGCGACGGCAACGAGTACCTCGACTTCACCGGCCAGCTCGTCTACACGAACGTCGGCCACCAGCACCCGCGCGTCGTCGAGGCGATCAAGACGCAGGCCGAGACGCTGTGCACGATCGGGCCGAGCAACGCCAACGACCAGCGTTCGCAGCTGGCGAAGATGATCAGCGACCTGCTGCCCGACACGCTCAACAAGGTGTTCTTCACCAACGGTGGTACCGAGGCGAACGAGCACGCCGTCCGCATGGCGCGCGAGGTGACGGGCCGTCGCAAGCTGCTCGCCGCCTACCGCAGCTACCACGGCGCGACGGCGCAGTCGATCCACCTCACCGGTGAGGCGCGCCGCTTCGCCAACGACAAGGGCGCGAGCGAGGTCGTCCACTTCTTCGGTCCGTTCCTCTACCGCAGCGAGTTCTGGGCGACGAGCGAGGACGAGGAGTGCGAGCGTGCGCTGACGCACCTCGAGCACACCATCACCTCCGAGGGCGCCGACGCGTTCGCCGCTCTCATCCTCGAGCCCGTCATCGGTTCGGCCGGCATCATCCCGCCGCCGCCGGGCTACCTCGAGGGCGTCCGCGAGATCTGCACGAAGTACGGCATCATCTTCATCGCCGACGAGGTCATGGCCGGCTTCGGCCGCACCGGTGCCTGGTTCGCGCACCAGCACGCGAATGTCGTGCCCGACCTCATCACGTTCGCCAAGGGCGTCAACTCGGGGTACGTGCCGCTCGGCGGTGTCGTGCTGAGCGACGAGATCGCTCACCACTTCGACGAGCGCGCCTACCCCGGCGGCCTCACCTACTCCGGCCACCCGCTCGCGTGCGCGGCGGGCGTCGCGACGATCGCCGCGATGCAGGACGAGGGCATCGTCGAGAACGCCGCCCGCATCGGTTCCGACGTGCTCGGCCCCGGCCTGCAGGCGCTCGCCGAGAAGCACGACGCGGTCGGCCAGGCGCGTGGCGTCGGGGTGTTCTGGGCGCTCGAACTCGTCGAGGACGCCGCGCGCACGCCCGACGTCGAGCGCGCCGCCGCCGTCGCGGCCGCGTGCAAGAAGACCGGCCTGCTCGTCATCGCCGCCGCGAACCGGCTGCACGTCGTGCCGCCGTGCAACGTCAGCGACGACGACGTCCGTGCGGCCCTGACGATCCTCGACGAGGCGCTCTCCGCGAGCTGACGACGACGCGCCGTCGGTGGGTGGTCGGCCGTTGCGACGCTGCCGAACGAGGCAGCGTCGCACCCGGTGCAACGTCGGGGGTGCCGCGGCGTGGAACGCGCCTCGAACCGGGAGGCATATCGAACCGGGAGGCATGCAGAACACGAGAAAGCCCCCGAGACGAATCTCGGGGGCTTTCTCGGTGGAGCGTGGCCAGAGACGGGGTCGAACCGCCGACCTAGCGATTTTCAGTCGCTCGCTCTACCAACTGAGCTATCTGGCCCTTGGGAAAGGGATGGCGACCCCGACGGGACTCGAACCCGCGACCTCCGCCGTGACAAGGCGGCGCGCTAACCAACTGCGCTACGGGGCCTCGTGAAAGGCCGATCTGTGCGTGGTATCCCCAACGGGATTCGAACCCGTGCCGCTGCCGTGAAAGGGCAGTGTCCTAGGCCGCTAGACGATGGGGACTACACAAATCATTCCCGCGAGCCGCTCACCTTCCGGTGTTTGCCCCGCTGGAACTTGCGTAACTTTAGTACACGTTCGCCGGGCAACGCAAAACGCCCGGAATGACGGGGATTCCGGCGGCATGGCGTGCGGTGCGCTGCCCGGCCCGGACGGCGTCGAGGCGCTTCTCAGGCGATCTCCTTGCGCGCGAACGTACGCACCCGCTCGACGTCCCACGTCGTGATGACGCGCTCGAGCGGCACGCCGAGCTCCTCGATGCGCGCGGCGCCGTACTGGAGGAAGTCGAGCTGGCCGGGCGCGTGCGCGTCGGAGTCGAGGGAGAAGTAGCAGCCGGCGTCGATCGCCTCGCGGATGAGATCGTCGGGCGGGTCGCAGCGTTCGGGGCGCGCGTTGATCTCGACGGCGACGCGGTGCTCGGCGCATGCAGCGAACACGGCCTTGGAATCGAACGTCGACGGTGGGCGGACGCCGCGTTCGCCGTCGACGAGGCGGCCGGTGCAGTGCCCGAGGATCGTCGTGTGGGGGTTCTCGATGGCGCCGAGCATGCGTTTCGTCATGGCAGCCGGGCCCGAACGCAGCTTGGAGTGAACCGACGCGACCCGCACGTCGAGGCGGTCGAGCATGTCGGCGCGCTGGTCGAGGGAGCCGTCCTCCTTGATGTCTACCTCGATACCCTTGAGCAGGACGAACGGGGTGCCCGTCGCCCCGAGGGCCGAGTTCATCGCGTCGATGACGCCGAGCTGCTTCGTCAGCCGCTCGGCACTCAGCCCGTTGGCGACGCGCAGCGAGGGGGAGTGGTCGGTCTGCACGATGTACTCGCGCCCGAGGGAGATCGCTGCCATGACCATCTCGTCGATCGGTGAGCCGCCGTCGCTCCAGTCCGAGTGGGTGTGGCAGTCGCCCTTGACGGCGGCCATGACGCGCTGCGCGCCCTCGACGAGGTGCTCGGGGCTCGATTCCTCCAGCTGGTCGAGGTAGCTCGGGACGCGGCCGTCGAGTGCCTCGGTGATGACGGCGAGCGTCGTCTTGCCGATGCCGGAGACGTCCGCGAGGGAGCCGTCGGCGGCCTTCGCGCGCAACGTCTCCTCGTCGAGCGCGGCAATCGCGCGCGAGGCGCCACGGAACGCCTTGACGCGGTATGTACCCGCACGGCGACGTTCGAGCAGGAAGGCGATGCGGTCGAGCGCTTCGCGAGGCGTGGGAGCACCGGTCATGTGGTCACTGTACGAACATCGCCCGGACTTGCCCAGGGCCTCCCCTTGCCCAAGTGCCCTGATTTGCCCAGAGGTTAGGTAAGCCTTAGTTTGGGGTTGGCTCGACTGCGTCGCCTCGGTGTCGTTCCTTCGTGGGTGCCACTGGAGATGGCCGATCAGGATTGCAGCGAGGTGCCCCTGCGGCGCCGAGGAGCCCCGACGAGACGAGGACATCGTGACGAGCACCGAAGCAGCGCCGGCCCGCCCGCGTCGAACGCCCACCCACGTGAGAGTCGAGCGGACCGAGCGGCTGACCCGCGACCTCGTGCGCGTCCACTTCAGCGGGGACGGGCTGCGCGCCCTCGAGCCGAAACCGGTGACGGACGCCTACGTCAAGCTCCTCTTCCCGCCGCGCGGGGCCGACTACGCAGCGCCGTTCGACCCCGAACAGATCCGCGCCGAGCGCCCTCGTGAGGAGTGGCCGGTGACGCGCACCTACACGATCCGGGCGATCGACCACGCGGCCGGAACTTTGGCGATCGACTTCGTCGTGCACGGTGACACCGGCCTCGCAGGGCCGTGGGCGGCTGCGGCGCGAGCGGGCGACGTCATCGGCTTCCTCGGCCCCGGCGGCGCGTGGGCGCCCGAGTCGGAGGCCGCTCATCACCTCTTCGTCGGCGACGAATCGGCCTACCCCGCGATCGCCGCGGCGCTCGACGCGCTGCCGCAGGACGCCGCGTGCACCGTCGTGCTCGAGGTGGCCGACGCGAGCGTGTACCCTCCGGTGCGCGCACTGCCGCACATGAACCTCGTCTGGGTGCACCGGGACGAGACACGCAGCCACGGCGGCGGGCTCGTCGACGTCGTCGCCGCAGCCGACGTGCCGGGCCTGCGCGACGGTGATGCCCCCAACGGGCTGCGCGTGTTCGTGCACGGCAACGCCGAGATGATCAAGGAGATGCGCCGGTTGCTCATCGTCGAGAAGAGCGTCGCTCGCGCGCACGCGTCGATCTCCGGATATTGGCGCCCCGGCCACGA
This region of Dermacoccus nishinomiyaensis genomic DNA includes:
- a CDS encoding spermidine synthase → MARRRIPTTAPETAAGDPFEFITDERGGVTVMRDGHPQSHVHPDDPTLLEFEYVQHFALVLDALTPPAPSLLGVTHVGGAGLTLARYVEATRPGSPQIVLEPDVRLTDAVRRELPLPRAHRIRVRPADGASGVVALKDDSADVIVLDAFADGRVPAELVSPTFAADVARVLKPGGVFIANLADEPGFAWNSRAAATFTAVLPHAVIVGAHEVLKGKRFGNVVLAASADSSALDLDAVTRAAARAPLPTGVRRGAELARMLRAAAPFTDNDAARSPVPPQLGAWRVR
- a CDS encoding sterol carrier family protein encodes the protein MPPRRRIAPEAGRAAVLDWAANPADTARPTTALAVRYTLEELGIQVPGRTVEVRVPPFGAVQCIEGPVHTRGTPPNVIETDAVTWLELATGRLTWDAARAEGRLRTSGQRADVSAQLPLVPA
- a CDS encoding sunset domain-containing protein translates to MKWFILENVILLLALIAYLLMRDPKKGAPKRPGSVGIHGVNGKNKIGRDDSVDESVETPDAKAAATSELEEKPAKGAAKTADEVKTGAPKNETAKQQPAAQDAPAKAEAPAPKNAPSNGQKAAAAGAAASAGGAAAAAADDWDAAPAPAPETPAAPAASSGDDWDAPAPALDATAAPAAPAQAAPAAPAASGSDDWDAPAPALDDSAPAAAAPAASGGDDWDAPPPALDDSAPAAQPQQTPEATQAPQAAPATSGGDDWDAPPPALDDSAPAAQPQQTPEATQAPQAAPAASGGDDWDAAPPALDDSAPAPAAQPQAAAPASDPAQAETPAPAQDTATSQPAAAPTPAPASSGGDDWGTEPLPLDQLDSLAPAAPAATDEKAAPAAASTAADSTPSTPAAPEADGEKAAAEAASTPAADSTSTQAASTSTNDTTTDAATRPSEQAADTTDHGTSGAAVAAGVAGGAAAAAAMASGRSSDDTATDASDRSAEADSTATQTQSKHAGSGAQDAAASAPATTPAAPKPSGGDDWGTEPLPLDQLDQFAPATTGAAAAPAESAGVGVSEPVADPSTSTTDAAAAPAESAGVGVSEPVADPSTSTTGAASNAATTTLAQPPASEDAASASQTAVEADVRTDDAAQPLQDFTSDELAHDTASSSESGQSPQGAGSPLQAAPTAAEVSAAEVADGPFGPGSAEPNEDGSAPSPAYTIKGNADTMLFHTPDSPSYEQTEAEVWFTSVDAAKAAMFRHWDPAQR
- the purF gene encoding amidophosphoribosyltransferase is translated as MARGDGKLSHDILPGEKGPQDACGVFGVWAPGEEVAKLTYYGLYALQHRGQESAGIATSDGKSLLVYKDMGLVSQVFDETSLASLRGHLAIGHCRYSTTGGSTWENAQPTLGDTEAGTVALAHNGNLINSAELREKLEEIHGELGNTLGELRRGNTTDTALVTALLGAQFDTSLEKTALALLPHLRGAFCFVFMDENTLYAARDPQGIRPLVIGRLERGWVVASETAALDIVGASYVREVAPGEMIAIDADGLRSTTFAEPEPKGCVFEYVYLARPDTTIAGREVYESRVEMGRQLAREFPVDADMVMPTPESGTPAAIGYAEESGIPYGMGLVKNAYVGRTFIAPSQTIRQLGIRLKLNPLKPVIKGKRLVVIDDSIVRGNTQRALVRMLREAGAAEVHVRISSPPVRWPCFYGIDFATRAELIANGLVVDEIATSLGADSLGYISEDGMIAATGQPRENVCTACFTGRYPVELPAEDRLGKGLLELQLPVEFGGVDPTTVGTADLGQDESIDLARTNPDGVSPAGGAAVSPARRHTSN
- the purM gene encoding phosphoribosylformylglycinamidine cyclo-ligase — its product is MTQHNEPITYAGAGVDVEAGDKAVELMKASVKQAQRPEVLGGLGGFAGLFDASVLARMEHPILATSTDGVGTKVAIAQALDTHDTIGFDLVGMVVDDIVVCGAEPLYMTDYIATGKVVPERIAAIVKGIAAACGQANVALIGGETAEHPGLLAADEYDVAGAATGVVDKADLILPESVREGDVVLGLAASGLHSNGYSLVRKVYASAGWGYDKHVEEFGRTLGEELLEPTRVYAADLLRLIRTDGVDIHALSHVTGGGLAANVARVLPKGMGARIERSTWTPPAVFDVTQRVGNVPQDDIERTLNMGVGFVAVLPAEQAATAIEVCAELDLPAWRMGDIARTENLDAAEAEIISGAKGVDAGACQIVGSYA
- a CDS encoding DUF3073 domain-containing protein encodes the protein MGRGRAKAKQTKVARELKYFSPDTDLSALERELRASRSANETRQAQADDEGDEYDRYSKWASDDD